A stretch of the Chelonia mydas isolate rCheMyd1 chromosome 5, rCheMyd1.pri.v2, whole genome shotgun sequence genome encodes the following:
- the LOC102944435 gene encoding survival of motor neuron protein isoform X2, producing the protein MAGHGGAETVLFKRGAGQSDDSDIWDDTALIKAYDRAVASFKNALKNGECSEPSDKQEQCSGTKRKNNKKNRSRKKSNAAPLKQWKVGDACSAVWSEDGNVYLATIASIDQKRGTCVAVYTGYGNREEHNLSDLLLPNTVEKENKEQNAGENENETQYSTDESEKSSQSPGNKYNSTKLKSSHWNSHFPPPPPPGLGRSGPKFSGPPPFLSSCPPPFPTGPPLLEFVFWITGSTFLLWNSQGSCE; encoded by the exons ATGGCAGGCCACGGCGGGGCCGAGACGGTGCTGTTTAAACGCGGCGCCGGGCAG AGCGACGATTCGGACATCTGGGATGACACCGCCCTGATAAAGGCGTACGACAGAGCGGTGGCGTCATTTAAG AATGCTCTAAAGAATGGTGAGTGTTCAGAGCCTTCAGACAAACAAGAACAATGCTCAGggacaaagagaaaaaataataaaaagaacagaagtaggAAGAAAAGCAACGCAGCACCATTGAAGCAG TGGAAAGTTGGTGATGCCTGCAGTGCAGTTTGGTCTGAGGATGGCAATGTGTACCTAGCAACTATTGCCTCAATCGATCAGAAGAGAGGGACCTGTGTTGCTGTTTACACTGGGTATGGAAATAGGGAAGAGCACAATCTATCTGATCTGCTTCTTCCAAACACcgttgaaaaagaaaacaaggaacagAATGCCGGGGAG AATGAAAATGAGACTCAGTATTCAACAGATGAAAGTGAAAAGTCCTCCCAGTCACCTGGAAACAAATACAACTCTACAAAATTAAAATCCTCTCACTGGAACTCCCATTttccacctccaccaccaccaggccTGGGAAGG TCTGGACCAAAATTTAGTGGACCACCACCTTTCTTATCAAGCTGCCCCCCACCATTCCCAACAGGACCACCG cttctggagtttGTATTCTGGATCACAGGGAGTACATTTCTATTATGGAATTCACAAGGATCGTGTGAGTAA
- the LOC102941322 gene encoding small EDRK-rich factor 1: MARGNQRELARQKNLKKTQEVLKGKRKEDSLSASQRKQRDSEIMQQKQKAANEKKTLQAEAK, encoded by the exons ATGGCCC GTGGGAACCAGCGTGAACTTGCCCGCcagaaaaatctgaagaaaacCCAGGAGGTCCTcaaggggaaaaggaaagaggaTAGTTTGTCTGCTTCTCAGAGAAAACAAAG AGACTCTGAAATCATGCAGCAAAAGCAGAAAGCAGCTAATGAGAAGAAGACTCTGCAGGCAGAAGCAAAATAA
- the LOC102944435 gene encoding survival of motor neuron protein isoform X1 — protein MAGHGGAETVLFKRGAGQSDDSDIWDDTALIKAYDRAVASFKNALKNGECSEPSDKQEQCSGTKRKNNKKNRSRKKSNAAPLKQWKVGDACSAVWSEDGNVYLATIASIDQKRGTCVAVYTGYGNREEHNLSDLLLPNTVEKENKEQNAGENENETQYSTDESEKSSQSPGNKYNSTKLKSSHWNSHFPPPPPPGLGRSGPKFSGPPPFLSSCPPPFPTGPPLIPPPPPMGPDSPEDEEALGSMLIAWYMSGYHTGYYLGLKQSRMEAALERGPHPK, from the exons ATGGCAGGCCACGGCGGGGCCGAGACGGTGCTGTTTAAACGCGGCGCCGGGCAG AGCGACGATTCGGACATCTGGGATGACACCGCCCTGATAAAGGCGTACGACAGAGCGGTGGCGTCATTTAAG AATGCTCTAAAGAATGGTGAGTGTTCAGAGCCTTCAGACAAACAAGAACAATGCTCAGggacaaagagaaaaaataataaaaagaacagaagtaggAAGAAAAGCAACGCAGCACCATTGAAGCAG TGGAAAGTTGGTGATGCCTGCAGTGCAGTTTGGTCTGAGGATGGCAATGTGTACCTAGCAACTATTGCCTCAATCGATCAGAAGAGAGGGACCTGTGTTGCTGTTTACACTGGGTATGGAAATAGGGAAGAGCACAATCTATCTGATCTGCTTCTTCCAAACACcgttgaaaaagaaaacaaggaacagAATGCCGGGGAG AATGAAAATGAGACTCAGTATTCAACAGATGAAAGTGAAAAGTCCTCCCAGTCACCTGGAAACAAATACAACTCTACAAAATTAAAATCCTCTCACTGGAACTCCCATTttccacctccaccaccaccaggccTGGGAAGG TCTGGACCAAAATTTAGTGGACCACCACCTTTCTTATCAAGCTGCCCCCCACCATTCCCAACAGGACCACCG TTgattcctcctccaccacccatgGGTCCAGATTCTCCTGAAGATGAGGAAGCTTTGGGAAGTATGTTAATAGCCTGGTATATGAGTGGTTATCACACCGGCTACTATCTG GGTTTAAAACAGAGCCGTATGGAAGCTGCCTTGGAGAGAGGTCCTCACCCTAAATAA